The following proteins come from a genomic window of Paramisgurnus dabryanus chromosome 19, PD_genome_1.1, whole genome shotgun sequence:
- the LOC135779280 gene encoding uncharacterized protein isoform X1 yields MDIIVISLLTVLPCLFNAGSTDNVAFGGDAVQSSTLDQFGDANHAVDGNRESIYTRGSCSHTAGEYNPWWRVDLKRIYSINRVSITNRGDCCEERIIGAQIRIGNSLDNNGNNNELAAIIGFIPLGGTQTFTFNNIQGRYVNIFLPGNGISKIITLCEVEVYPDNIAIGANAVQSSTFDQFADANHAVDGNRESIYTRGSCSHTAGEYYPWWRVDLKRIFSINKVIITNRGDCCPERIIGAQIRIGNSLDNNGNNNELAATIGSIPLGGTQTFTFNNIQGQYVNIFLPGNGISKIITLCEVEVYTAG; encoded by the exons ATGGATATCATTGTGATTTCATTGCTCACAGTTTTGCCTTGCCTGTTTAATGCTGGCTCTACAG ACAATGTTGCTTTTGGAGGCGATGCTGTCCAGTCCTCCACTTTGGATCAATTTGGAGATGCTAATCATGCTGTAGATGGTAACAGAGAATCAATATACACGAGGGGCTCATGCTCTCACACCGCAGGAGAATATAATCCCTGGTGGAGAGTGGACCTCAAAAGGATCTACAGTATTAACAGGGTTAGCATCACTAATCGTGGAGACTGTTGTGAAGAGAGGATAATAGGTGCTCAAATCCGCATTGGCAACAGTCTGGATAACAATGGCAACAACAATGAGCT CGCTGCAATAATTGGGTTCATCCCACTTGGAGGCAcacaaacatttacatttaacaaTATTCAGGGGCGATATGTCAACATCTTTCTACCAGGGAACGGGATCTCCAAAATAATCACTCTGTGTGAAGTTGAAGTCTATCcag ATAACATTGCTATTGGAGCCAATGCTGTCCAGTCCTCCACTTTTGATCAATTTGCAGATGCTAATCATGCTGTAGATGGTAACAGAGAATCAATATACACGAGGGGCTCATGCTCTCACACCGCAGGAGAATATTATCCCTGGTGGAGAGTGGACCTCAAAAGGATCTTCAGTATTAACAAAGTTATCATCACTAATCGTGGAGACTGTTGTCCAGAGAGGATAATAGGTGCTCAGATCCGTATTGGCAACAGTCTGGATAACAATGGCAACAACAATGAGCT CGCTGCAACAATTGGGTCCATCCCACTTGGAGGCAcacaaacatttacatttaacaaTATTCAAGGGCAATATGTCAACATCTTTCTACCAGGGAACGGGATCTCTAAAATAATCACTCTGTGTGAGGTTGAGGTTTATACAG CAGGTTGA
- the LOC135779280 gene encoding uncharacterized protein isoform X2: protein MDIIVISLLTVLPCLFNAGSTDNVAFGGDAVQSSTLDQFGDANHAVDGNRESIYTRGSCSHTAGEYNPWWRVDLKRIYSINRVSITNRGDCCEERIIGAQIRIGNSLDNNGNNNELAAIIGFIPLGGTQTFTFNNIQGRYVNIFLPGNGISKIITLCEVEVYPDNIAIGANAVQSSTFDQFADANHAVDGNRESIYTRGSCSHTAGEYYPWWRVDLKRIFSINKVIITNRGDCCPERIIGAQIRIGNSLDNNGNNNELAATIGSIPLGGTQTFTFNNIQGQYVNIFLPGNGISKIITLCEVEVYTG from the exons ATGGATATCATTGTGATTTCATTGCTCACAGTTTTGCCTTGCCTGTTTAATGCTGGCTCTACAG ACAATGTTGCTTTTGGAGGCGATGCTGTCCAGTCCTCCACTTTGGATCAATTTGGAGATGCTAATCATGCTGTAGATGGTAACAGAGAATCAATATACACGAGGGGCTCATGCTCTCACACCGCAGGAGAATATAATCCCTGGTGGAGAGTGGACCTCAAAAGGATCTACAGTATTAACAGGGTTAGCATCACTAATCGTGGAGACTGTTGTGAAGAGAGGATAATAGGTGCTCAAATCCGCATTGGCAACAGTCTGGATAACAATGGCAACAACAATGAGCT CGCTGCAATAATTGGGTTCATCCCACTTGGAGGCAcacaaacatttacatttaacaaTATTCAGGGGCGATATGTCAACATCTTTCTACCAGGGAACGGGATCTCCAAAATAATCACTCTGTGTGAAGTTGAAGTCTATCcag ATAACATTGCTATTGGAGCCAATGCTGTCCAGTCCTCCACTTTTGATCAATTTGCAGATGCTAATCATGCTGTAGATGGTAACAGAGAATCAATATACACGAGGGGCTCATGCTCTCACACCGCAGGAGAATATTATCCCTGGTGGAGAGTGGACCTCAAAAGGATCTTCAGTATTAACAAAGTTATCATCACTAATCGTGGAGACTGTTGTCCAGAGAGGATAATAGGTGCTCAGATCCGTATTGGCAACAGTCTGGATAACAATGGCAACAACAATGAGCT CGCTGCAACAATTGGGTCCATCCCACTTGGAGGCAcacaaacatttacatttaacaaTATTCAAGGGCAATATGTCAACATCTTTCTACCAGGGAACGGGATCTCTAAAATAATCACTCTGTGTGAGGTTGAGGTTTATACAG GTTGA